The following proteins are co-located in the Sporolituus thermophilus DSM 23256 genome:
- the rpmG gene encoding 50S ribosomal protein L33: protein MRNAITLACTECKQRNYQTNKNKKNDPDRLEFNKYCKFCKKHTLHKETK from the coding sequence ATGCGCAACGCTATAACGCTGGCTTGCACCGAATGCAAGCAACGCAATTACCAAACCAATAAAAACAAGAAAAACGACCCCGATAGACTTGAATTCAATAAATACTGCAAGTTTTGCAAAAAACACACTTTACACAAAGAAACCAAGTAA